Proteins encoded in a region of the Acidobacteriota bacterium genome:
- a CDS encoding 50S ribosomal protein L10: protein MKTREVKQRDLTALTESLQTAKSAMIVSFQGLSVAKDQEFRNNLRAAGAKYQVVKNTLARIAVKGTDFEQASDHLKGVTAIAWTDSDPVVLAKAISKFMKDNADVYKFKTGVVDGKLVDFSQVSEIASLPSKEELISKLLYVINAQAQRIVTVINAVPRDLAIVIKQIGDQEGRATGAPAVEAAPAVEAAPTEETPAEAAPVAESAPAEEAPVAEAAPAEETPAAEEASVEEAPAEGAPVVEAAAEGGDDNNEEAAEEAQETRENEQDPGSEEAEQAAEAEGGEEAEKSE from the coding sequence ATGAAAACCAGAGAAGTAAAACAAAGAGACCTTACCGCCCTCACGGAGTCGCTCCAGACCGCGAAGTCGGCGATGATAGTCAGCTTTCAGGGACTGTCGGTGGCTAAGGACCAGGAATTCCGAAACAATCTGCGAGCCGCCGGTGCGAAGTACCAGGTGGTCAAGAATACCCTTGCACGCATTGCGGTCAAGGGAACGGATTTTGAACAGGCGAGCGATCACCTCAAGGGTGTTACCGCTATCGCCTGGACGGACAGCGATCCGGTCGTACTTGCTAAGGCGATCTCAAAGTTCATGAAAGACAACGCCGACGTCTATAAATTCAAGACGGGCGTTGTAGATGGAAAGCTGGTTGACTTTAGTCAGGTTAGCGAGATCGCGAGCCTTCCTTCGAAGGAAGAGCTTATCTCGAAGCTGCTTTACGTGATCAATGCTCAGGCGCAGCGTATCGTTACGGTTATCAACGCGGTTCCGCGTGACCTCGCGATCGTGATCAAGCAGATCGGCGATCAGGAAGGCCGTGCCACGGGAGCTCCCGCGGTTGAGGCCGCTCCGGCTGTCGAAGCAGCTCCGACCGAGGAGACTCCGGCGGAAGCGGCACCGGTTGCTGAGTCAGCACCGGCTGAAGAAGCTCCGGTAGCGGAAGCAGCTCCGGCAGAGGAAACTCCGGCTGCTGAGGAAGCTTCGGTCGAAGAAGCTCCGGCTGAAGGGGCTCCGGTCGTTGAGGCTGCTGCCGAAGGCGGTGACGACAACAACGAAGAGGCCGCCGAGGAAGCTCAGGAAACGCGCGAGAATGAACAGGACCCTGGTTCAGAAGAGGCCGAGCAGGCCGCTGAAGCCGAGGGCGGCGAGGAAGCCGAGAAGTCCGAATAA
- the rplL gene encoding 50S ribosomal protein L7/L12 yields the protein MTKDDVVEYLKGMTLLEASELVKELEEVFGVSAAAAAAPMMVAAAGAGGDAGAAAEEKDSFDVVLASPGGNKIAVIKVVREIVSGLGLKEAKELVDSSPKPVKEGVSKDEAEQIKAKLTEAGATVEVK from the coding sequence ATCACGAAAGACGACGTAGTCGAATATCTAAAAGGAATGACGCTTCTCGAAGCGTCGGAATTGGTCAAAGAGCTTGAAGAGGTCTTTGGAGTATCAGCGGCCGCTGCCGCAGCTCCGATGATGGTCGCCGCTGCCGGTGCCGGTGGTGATGCAGGTGCTGCCGCTGAAGAGAAGGATTCATTTGATGTGGTCCTTGCTTCGCCGGGTGGCAACAAGATCGCCGTCATCAAGGTAGTCCGCGAGATCGTCTCCGGACTCGGCCTCAAGGAGGCTAAGGAACTGGTCGACAGTTCTCCGAAACCGGTCAAGGAAGGCGTTTCGAAGGACGAGGCCGAACAGATCAAAGCCAAGCTCACCGAAGCTGGAGCTACGGTCGAGGTCAAATAA